The DNA region TGTCCTGGCGCCGCTGTTCGGGTGCAGCGCCTCTAGCGCTCTTCGGTCGATCTTTGAAGACAGCCCGCGGGGGCAGGCCAGGAATATCCGATCAGCGTTGCAGTTCAGCTAGATGAGCTCCGCTGTGAAGGCATGGCGATCGCCGTTACCCGCTTGGCGCGGCATATCGGCAGCCGGATCAATGGTGCCGCATGCCTTGCCCCGGCCCATGTCCTCGGCGCAGGACCTTCGACTGGCGCAAGGGTGTCGGGCCGCGCCTTGTTGCTTGACTGGCTTGCGACCTGACCTCGCCCCATCCCGAAGGCGCAAATTCGGCGCGCTTATCTTCCCCCGGCCTCGTCATCGACCAGGACCATGAGGTTGCCGTGGGTGCATCTTTCGACCCGGGCCGAGACATCCCAGACATTGGCCAGCAGATCCGGGCGCAGGACTTCGTTGGGCGGGCCCGAGGTCGCAAGCCGGCCATGGGACAGGACCATGAGCTGGTCGGCCCAGCGGGAGGCCTGCGCCAGATCGTGCAGCACGGCGATCACCATCCTGCCCTCGTGCGCGAGATCGCGCGCGATCGACAGGACGCGGTGACTGCGAGCCATGTCGAGCGCCGAAGTCGGCTCGTCCAGAAGGATCAGCGGCGTGTTGCGCACGATGACCTGCGCCAGCGCCACCAGTTGCATCTGGCCACCCGACAGATGCGACAGGGCCCGCAGCGCCAGATCCATGATGCCGACGCGGTCAAGGGCTGCAAGGCCACGTTCCTCGGCGCTCTGGCCACCGACGACTCGCCCGGCAAGGCCGCCCCCGGCATGCAGCGCCACGACCAGGCTTTCGAGGACGCTCAGATCGCTGCGGGTCGCGCTGTGCTGCGGCATGAAGCCAATCAGTTCCGCCCTCTCGGCGGGCGAGGTTCTGTGCAGATCACGACCGATCAGCGACACTTCGCCGCGATAAGGCAAAAGCTGGGCGATGGCGCGCAGGAGGGTGGATTTGCCCGCGGCATTGGGGCCGGCCAGAACGGTTAACTCGCCTGCGCGGATGGGCGGAAGGTCCAGCGCATCGATCACTGGCAACCCGTCGCGGGTGACACAGAGCTTTCGCACGTTGAGGGCGCTCATCTCCGGCCTCCACGGGTGAGGATCAACAGGAAGAAGATCGGCAACCCGACAAGCGAGGTCACGATCCCCAAGGGCAACAGGATACCCGGCACCAGCATCTTGGCCGCGACCGAGGCAATCGAGGTCAGTAAGGCCCCGGCGAAAAGGCTCGCGGGCAGCAGCAGACGATGGTCTTCGCCCACGACCAGGCGCGCCATGTGCGGCCCGGCCAGCCCGACGAAGCCGATGACGCCGACAAGCGAGACGGCCGCGCCGGCCAGCAGGCTCACCCGGATCAGGGCAAAGCGGCGCAGACGTACGACATTCAGCCCGAAGGCCTCGGCGCGATCCGTACCCAGCCGCAGTGCCGTCATCTGCCAGGCCGCCCGGAGCGAAAAGGGCAGGCAGGCGGCCAGCGCGATGGCCAGCATCGCGATCCCGTCCCAGCGTGCCGAGGCAAGGCTGCCCATGGTCCAGAACACCAGCTGCTGCAACGCATCCGGGGAGGCCACGAATTGCACGAGCGCGAGCAGCGCCATCGCGGTGAAGTTGATGGCGATGCCCAGCAGGATGACGGTTTCCGTCCCCCCTCCGCGCAGGCTGGAAATCAGGTGCAATAGCGCCAATGCCCCCAGCGAGAACAGGAAGGCATTGGCCGAGACGGCCCAGTGAACGGGCACTCCGGGGATCGAGAACCCCAGCACCAGAGCGATCCCGGCGCCAAGCGCGGCCGAGGCGGAAACGCCAAGCGTGAATGGCTCGGCCAGGGGGTTTTCAAGGACGGTCTGCATTTCCGTGCCGGCCAGCGAAAGCAGCGCGCCGACCAGCACGGCCAGGACCGCGACGGGCAGGCGGACCTGCCAAACGATGATGCTGTTCGTGGCAGATGTCTCGGGCCCGACCAGAAGGGCTTCGCGGATCTGCCCCAGAGAAAGCCCGGCAGGGCCCGAGCAGAGGTCAAGCAGCATCGCCCCGAACGCGGCGAAGGCCAGGGCGATCACCAGCCAGGCGCGATTGCGTCTTTTCCGGTGATGATGGGCAAGGATCTGTTCTGCTGTCATGGCTGGTCGAGCCACCAGGTTCCCGGGATGCCGACCGGCGAAAAGCGCCGCTCCATTTCGGCCATCGTGGCCTCGGGGTCGAGATCGGCGAACAGCTCGGGATGGAGGCTCTTGGCCAGATATTCAACCAGCACGACATGCAAGGGCGTGTCGTTGAAGAGATGCCAGATGGCATGGGCGCGGCCCTCGCGCACGGCACGAAGCTGGGCAATGCCGGGCGCGGCCAGCAGGTTCTTGAAACTGTCCTGCGCGAGTTCGGGCGCGATGCCGGCCCCAAGGACCAGACCGCCGCGCGCGGCCATGTGTTCGCCTCCGGTCGCGACAAGCACATCGGGATCGGCGACAAGCAGGTTTTCAAGCCCCACATTGCCCATCACACCGGGTACCAGGTCGCGGCCGATATTCTGCCCCCCCGCGGCCGAGATGAATTCGTCGTACACACCTGCTCCCACGGTCAGGCAGCATTTTTCGGGCGTGGCATGAGCCTCGACGAAGACGCGCGGCGCGGCGGGCGCTGCCTTGGCAAGCCGTTCGCGCACGGCATTCAGATGGCTCGCGTAGAACTGCGCCAGCTCCGCGGCTTTCGCCTCGGCCCCGGTGAGCGTACCGAGCAGCTTGAGGCTGGGCGGCGTGTTCTCGATTGGATGGCTGAAGAAATCGATGAAGGCGACCGGGATGCCCGCCGTACGGATCTGGCGGATCTGCTGCTGCGTCTGCGGGTCGGCATGATCCATCAGCGACAGCAGCAGCAGGTCGGGCTGCAGCGCCAGAACCTGCTCGACCGAGATCTGTCGGTTGCCCGCGCCGACCGTGGCGATCTGTGCGATCCGGGGAAAGCGCGCGGCATAGGCGGCGCCTGTCGCCGGGTCGATGCCCTTATCGGTGCGCCAGCCCGCGACAAGGGCCACCGGATCGTCATGCAGCATGCCGAGCACGGTCAGATGCCGCCCTTCGCCCAGAACGATGCGTCGGGCGGGAGCGGGCAGAGTGATCTTCTGCCCGGTCACATCGATCGCGCTGAGCTCTGCCCGTGCGGCCAGCGCCGTGCCGAGCACCAGCAGGGCGCAAAGGACGACTCGCTGGATCGTTGTGATCCAATGCGGGGCGCATTTCCGGTTCATATGGTTTCCTTGCATGAAGATCGCATCACCCGCGGCCCGGGCTTAATGGCTTTACCTGACTGGATTTGTCAATTATCGATGCCGCATTTCTCTTTGCCGGAAAGCTGCCATGACAACGCTTCCTCCGCGCGCGGGAAGGCGGGCCGAGCTTGCGATCCTTGCCCATCCGCCGCGCAGCCACAGGATCGAGATCCGCGACATCGAAGCTGATGCCGCACCCGAGGCGGGCGGGCCCGAAACCTACCGGCTCTTCATCGCGCGCCCCGTGCAGACCAGGGCGGCGGGGCATCCGGTGCTTTACATGCTGGACGGCAACGCGGCCTTCGACTTTCTGTCCGCGCCGCTGCTCGAGGCCCATCCCTGGCTGATGGTGGTGGGGGTTGGATATGCGACCGGGCAGCAATTCGCGCGGGCCTCGCGGATCCGCGATTACAGCCCGCCCGAAGCGCCGGGCGGGGCGTTGCAGCCCGATCCGCATCATCCCGACCGGCTGGCCGGCGGGGCCGGTCAATTCCTTGCGCGGCTGATCGGACCCTTGCGTCTTGCGGCCGAAAGCGGTGTCAGGATCGACCCGCGGCGCCGGACGCTTTGGGGGCATTCCTTCGGGGGGTTGTTCAGCCTGTTTGCCGCAGCGACAGCGCCCGAAAGCTTTGCGCGCTATGCCATGGTCAGCCCATCGATCTGGTGGAACGAGGATCTGGCGCATCGGCTTGTCGCAAGGGCGGGTTTCGCTCAAGCGACGCCGATCTATTTTGCCGTGGGCGACCGGGAAAAGCGCGGCAACGATCCCGGCCCGGAACCGACCGCCCCGCCTGCGGCGACGATCGCGCTGCGAAATGCCCTGGCGCGTCGCCCCGGCGTCGATCTGCGCGCTCAGGTCTTTCCCGGCGCGATCCATATCGCGAGCCTGCCGGCCTCGTTGCCGCGGACGCTGGATCTCGCCGGACAAGACTAGGCCCCGAACCCGCGCATGCGACGGATGAGTACCGGGCCGATCAGGCGTGCGGCGGTGGCATTGACCATCTCGGCATGGCGAAACGGCAGGTCGATGCGTTCAAGCGCCTCCGCGTGCTCGAGCCATAGCGCCGGATCGAAGCGGTTGCCGTTTTGCCCAGCGGCGCAAAAATGCAGCACACTGCCGCCGAAGCGCCGATGGAGATGGGAACGCAGCAAGCGGTTCGTGCCGGCGACGAGCCGGGTCACTGCGTCCAGAACCGTCTCGGGAAGCGTGGCAAGCGACGAGTCACCCCGGCGCAGAAAATTCACCACCTTGGCGCGCGTTTCCAGTTCGGGATGCGCTTCCGGGTCATGCCCGGCAATGGCGAGAAGGGCGCGCAACGAGGCGGCATCGTCAAGTTCGGGCAGCGCGCGCCATGTCTCGGCGGGATAGGCATCCAGAAGCGCGAGCATGCCGACTTCGCGCCCCCTGTCCTGCAATTGCACCGCGATTTCATGGGCCAGCACGCCGCCGACTGACCAGCCGGCCAGGTGGATCATGCCTTCCGGCGCCAGGTCGGTGATCGCGCGAAGATAAATTGCGGCCAGTTCGCCCAGCGACGCTGG from Paracoccus sp. MBLB3053 includes:
- a CDS encoding ABC transporter ATP-binding protein — its product is MSALNVRKLCVTRDGLPVIDALDLPPIRAGELTVLAGPNAAGKSTLLRAIAQLLPYRGEVSLIGRDLHRTSPAERAELIGFMPQHSATRSDLSVLESLVVALHAGGGLAGRVVGGQSAEERGLAALDRVGIMDLALRALSHLSGGQMQLVALAQVIVRNTPLILLDEPTSALDMARSHRVLSIARDLAHEGRMVIAVLHDLAQASRWADQLMVLSHGRLATSGPPNEVLRPDLLANVWDVSARVERCTHGNLMVLVDDEAGGR
- a CDS encoding FecCD family ABC transporter permease, with the translated sequence MTAEQILAHHHRKRRNRAWLVIALAFAAFGAMLLDLCSGPAGLSLGQIREALLVGPETSATNSIIVWQVRLPVAVLAVLVGALLSLAGTEMQTVLENPLAEPFTLGVSASAALGAGIALVLGFSIPGVPVHWAVSANAFLFSLGALALLHLISSLRGGGTETVILLGIAINFTAMALLALVQFVASPDALQQLVFWTMGSLASARWDGIAMLAIALAACLPFSLRAAWQMTALRLGTDRAEAFGLNVVRLRRFALIRVSLLAGAAVSLVGVIGFVGLAGPHMARLVVGEDHRLLLPASLFAGALLTSIASVAAKMLVPGILLPLGIVTSLVGLPIFFLLILTRGGRR
- a CDS encoding ABC transporter substrate-binding protein — protein: MNRKCAPHWITTIQRVVLCALLVLGTALAARAELSAIDVTGQKITLPAPARRIVLGEGRHLTVLGMLHDDPVALVAGWRTDKGIDPATGAAYAARFPRIAQIATVGAGNRQISVEQVLALQPDLLLLSLMDHADPQTQQQIRQIRTAGIPVAFIDFFSHPIENTPPSLKLLGTLTGAEAKAAELAQFYASHLNAVRERLAKAAPAAPRVFVEAHATPEKCCLTVGAGVYDEFISAAGGQNIGRDLVPGVMGNVGLENLLVADPDVLVATGGEHMAARGGLVLGAGIAPELAQDSFKNLLAAPGIAQLRAVREGRAHAIWHLFNDTPLHVVLVEYLAKSLHPELFADLDPEATMAEMERRFSPVGIPGTWWLDQP
- a CDS encoding alpha/beta hydrolase gives rise to the protein MTTLPPRAGRRAELAILAHPPRSHRIEIRDIEADAAPEAGGPETYRLFIARPVQTRAAGHPVLYMLDGNAAFDFLSAPLLEAHPWLMVVGVGYATGQQFARASRIRDYSPPEAPGGALQPDPHHPDRLAGGAGQFLARLIGPLRLAAESGVRIDPRRRTLWGHSFGGLFSLFAAATAPESFARYAMVSPSIWWNEDLAHRLVARAGFAQATPIYFAVGDREKRGNDPGPEPTAPPAATIALRNALARRPGVDLRAQVFPGAIHIASLPASLPRTLDLAGQD